One Mytilus trossulus isolate FHL-02 chromosome 5, PNRI_Mtr1.1.1.hap1, whole genome shotgun sequence DNA segment encodes these proteins:
- the LOC134718227 gene encoding fucolectin-4-like, whose amino-acid sequence MPMWSLCAQLCSRIKVCKSINFIALNNTCQINDAEPTGNEDGLIESVGNSFIAASSLPKEVAGPCKGHDCNGTEVCISQSPTYACVNMLEIFFERRTREGSIVSQFKKTGQSTLYDCEYGFACGAEKGVDGIKEPKSMFHTRMKLEPFWWVNLGQVYKVQKVISTNRMDNYGHRLTKMLLHVGNSLDTSRMNVCGQFIGPAVNGQVIVIRCYTLPEGQIVKLTSFHTAPEFFHLAEVEVYAV is encoded by the exons ATGCCGATGTGGTCATTATGTGCACAACTTTGCTCCAGAATTAAAGTATGCAAATCTATTAACTTTATAGCATTGAATAATACGTGTCAGATAAATGATGCTGAACCTACAGGAAATGAGGATGGACTCATTGAAAGTGTTGGAAATAGCTTTATTGCTGCTTCGAGTCTACCAAAG GAGGTAGCTGGTCCGTGTAAAGGCCATGACTGCAATGGCACTGAAGTGTGCATTTCACAAAGTCCGACTTACGCATGCGTAAATATGTTAGAAATCTTTTTCGAAAGGAGAACCA gAGAAGGATCAATTGTGTCTCAATTTAAGAAAACTGGCCAGAGCACTTTATATGACTGTGAATATGGGTTCGCATGTGGAGCTGAAAAAGGGGTTGACGGAATTAAGGAACCTAAAAGCATGTTTCATACACGTATGAAACTAGAACCTTTCTGGTGGGTCAATCTCGGACAAGTGTACAAGGTACAGAAGGTGATCAGTACAAATCGGATGGATAATTATG gtcatCGGCTCACAAAAATGCTCCTTCATGTCGGCAACAGCTTAGATACATCACGAATGAATGTATGTGGACAGTTCATTGGTCCAGCCGTTAATGGACAGGTCATAGTTATACGATGCTACACACTACCAGAAGGACAAATAGTAAAATTAACGAGTTTTCATACCGCACCAGAGTTCTTTCATCTGGCTGAAGTTGAAGTGTATGCTGTTTAG